Proteins encoded together in one Variovorax paradoxus EPS window:
- the xylB gene encoding xylulokinase, whose product MYLGLDLGTSELKALLLADDHRIVGVARAALTVERPQPLWSEQAPSQWWQALEDVMTQLRGSHAEALSAVRAIGLSGQMHGATLLDAAGEVLRPAILWNDGRSGAQCDELTRAVPRLGEIAGNLAMPGFTAPKLLWVREHEPEIFKRTARVLLPKDWLRFMLSGEAVSEMSDAAGTLWLDVGARDWSDELLAATGLTRDHMPRLVEGSEVSAKLKPELAARWGVGNGTVLIAGGAGDNAASAVGMGLVEPGQGFVSLGTSGVVFVSTDRFLPNPAQAMHAFCHALPKRWHQMSVMLSAASAVSWAAKTFKFTDEAALLEAAASVALADRARCPLFLPYLSGERSPHNNPNAQGALFGLTHAHGPADIAYAVVEGVSFGLRDGFDTLRLPADMPLREVALVGGGARSIWWGQLLADIFQVPLTLYAGSETGGALGAARLAWLADGGAVAEVCTLPPVKQKLTPSSEGGDGHKTRHARFQVLYMALRDQFR is encoded by the coding sequence TTGTATCTGGGACTCGACCTCGGCACGTCCGAGCTCAAGGCGCTGTTGCTCGCCGACGATCACCGCATCGTCGGCGTCGCGCGCGCGGCACTCACGGTCGAACGGCCGCAACCGCTCTGGTCTGAGCAGGCGCCCAGCCAATGGTGGCAGGCGTTGGAAGATGTCATGACGCAGCTTCGGGGCTCGCATGCGGAAGCGCTGTCTGCCGTGCGGGCCATCGGCCTCTCGGGCCAGATGCATGGCGCGACGCTGCTCGATGCGGCTGGCGAAGTGCTGCGGCCAGCCATCCTCTGGAACGACGGGCGCAGCGGCGCGCAATGCGACGAACTCACGCGCGCCGTGCCGCGCCTGGGCGAGATCGCGGGCAACCTCGCGATGCCGGGCTTCACGGCGCCCAAGCTCCTGTGGGTGCGCGAGCACGAGCCCGAAATCTTCAAGCGCACGGCGCGCGTGCTGCTGCCCAAGGACTGGTTGCGCTTCATGCTGAGCGGCGAGGCGGTCAGCGAGATGTCGGATGCCGCCGGCACGCTGTGGCTCGATGTGGGCGCGCGCGACTGGTCCGACGAACTGCTCGCGGCCACGGGGCTCACGCGCGATCACATGCCGCGGCTGGTCGAAGGCAGCGAGGTGTCGGCGAAGCTCAAACCCGAACTGGCTGCGCGTTGGGGTGTGGGCAACGGCACGGTGCTGATTGCCGGCGGTGCGGGTGACAACGCCGCGAGCGCGGTCGGCATGGGCTTGGTCGAACCGGGGCAGGGCTTCGTGTCGCTCGGTACCTCGGGCGTGGTGTTCGTCTCGACCGATCGCTTCTTGCCGAACCCCGCGCAGGCGATGCATGCCTTCTGCCATGCGCTGCCCAAGCGCTGGCACCAGATGTCTGTGATGCTCTCGGCCGCGAGTGCGGTGAGCTGGGCAGCCAAGACTTTCAAGTTCACGGACGAAGCCGCGCTGCTCGAAGCGGCGGCATCGGTCGCGCTGGCGGACCGGGCGCGTTGCCCGCTGTTTCTGCCGTACCTGTCGGGCGAACGCTCGCCGCACAACAACCCGAATGCGCAGGGCGCGCTGTTCGGCCTCACGCATGCGCACGGCCCGGCGGATATCGCCTATGCCGTGGTCGAAGGCGTGAGCTTCGGCCTGCGCGACGGCTTCGACACCCTGCGCCTGCCGGCCGACATGCCGCTGCGCGAAGTTGCGCTGGTGGGTGGCGGTGCGCGGAGCATCTGGTGGGGGCAACTGCTGGCGGATATCTTCCAAGTGCCGCTCACGCTGTATGCAGGCAGCGAAACGGGCGGGGCGCTCGGTGCGGCACGGCTTGCGTGGCTGGCCGATGGCGGTGCCGTGGCCGAGGTGTGCACGCTGCCGCCGGTCAAGCAGAAACTGACGCCTTCGTCCGAAGGGGGCGATGGGCACAAGACGCGGCATGCGCGCTTCCAGGTTCTGTACATGGCGCTGCGCGATCAGTTTCGATAA
- the groL gene encoding chaperonin GroEL (60 kDa chaperone family; promotes refolding of misfolded polypeptides especially under stressful conditions; forms two stacked rings of heptamers to form a barrel-shaped 14mer; ends can be capped by GroES; misfolded proteins enter the barrel where they are refolded when GroES binds), with amino-acid sequence MAAKDVVFGGEARARMVEGVNILANAVKVTLGPKGRNVVLERSFGAPTVTKDGVSVAKEIELKDKLQNMGAQLVKEVASKTSDNAGDGTTTATVLAQAIVREGFKLVAAGMNPMDLKRGIDKAVTALVAELKKASKPTTTSKEIAQVGSISANSDETIGKLIADAMDKVGKEGVITVEDGKSLDSELDVVEGMQFDRGYLSPYFINNPEKQSALLDNPFVLLFDKKISNIRDLLPVLEQVAKAGRPLLIIAEEVEGEALATLVVNTIRGILKVVAVKAPGFGDRRKAMLEDIAILTGGKVIAEEVGLTLEKVTLADLGQAKRIEVGKENTIIIDGAGAAGDIEARVKQVRVQIEEATSDYDREKLQERVAKLAGGVAVIKVGAATEVEMKEKKARVEDALHATRAAVEEGVVAGGGVALLRAKQAVGDSVKGDNADQEAGIKLVLKAIEAPLREIVNNAGGEASVVVNAVLAGTGNYGFNAANDTYGDMLELGILDPTKVTRTALQNAASVSSLLLTTEAMVADAPKDESGAGGGMPDMGGMGGMGGMGM; translated from the coding sequence ATGGCAGCAAAAGACGTAGTCTTCGGCGGAGAAGCCCGCGCACGCATGGTCGAGGGTGTCAACATCCTGGCCAACGCAGTCAAAGTGACCCTGGGCCCCAAGGGCCGCAACGTGGTGCTCGAGCGTTCGTTCGGCGCCCCCACCGTGACCAAGGACGGTGTGTCCGTGGCCAAGGAAATCGAACTCAAGGACAAGCTCCAGAACATGGGCGCCCAGCTCGTGAAGGAAGTGGCTTCCAAGACTTCGGACAACGCCGGTGACGGCACCACCACCGCGACCGTGCTGGCCCAAGCCATCGTTCGCGAAGGTTTCAAGCTGGTGGCTGCCGGCATGAACCCGATGGACCTGAAGCGCGGCATCGACAAGGCCGTGACGGCCCTGGTCGCCGAGCTGAAGAAGGCTTCCAAGCCCACCACCACCTCCAAGGAAATCGCGCAAGTCGGCTCCATCTCGGCCAACAGCGACGAAACCATCGGCAAGCTCATCGCTGACGCGATGGACAAGGTCGGCAAGGAAGGCGTGATCACTGTCGAAGACGGCAAGTCGCTGGACAGCGAACTCGACGTCGTCGAAGGCATGCAGTTCGACCGCGGCTACCTGTCGCCCTACTTCATCAACAACCCCGAGAAGCAATCGGCGCTGTTGGACAACCCCTTCGTGCTGCTGTTCGACAAGAAGATCAGCAACATCCGTGACCTGCTGCCGGTGCTGGAGCAAGTCGCCAAGGCTGGCCGTCCGCTGCTGATCATTGCCGAAGAAGTCGAAGGCGAAGCCCTGGCTACCTTGGTCGTGAACACGATCCGCGGCATCCTGAAGGTCGTGGCCGTCAAGGCACCTGGCTTCGGCGACCGCCGCAAGGCCATGCTGGAAGACATCGCCATCCTGACGGGCGGCAAGGTCATCGCTGAAGAAGTGGGCCTGACGCTCGAAAAGGTGACGCTGGCCGACCTGGGTCAAGCCAAGCGCATCGAAGTGGGCAAGGAAAACACGATCATCATCGACGGCGCCGGCGCTGCTGGTGACATCGAAGCCCGCGTGAAGCAAGTGCGCGTTCAGATCGAAGAAGCGACCAGCGACTACGACCGTGAAAAGCTGCAAGAGCGCGTGGCCAAGCTGGCCGGCGGCGTTGCAGTGATCAAGGTCGGCGCTGCCACCGAAGTCGAAATGAAGGAAAAGAAGGCTCGCGTCGAAGACGCCCTGCACGCAACCCGCGCTGCAGTGGAAGAAGGCGTTGTGGCTGGCGGCGGCGTGGCTCTGCTGCGTGCCAAGCAAGCCGTGGGCGACTCGGTCAAGGGCGACAACGCCGATCAAGAAGCTGGCATCAAGCTGGTGCTCAAGGCCATCGAAGCGCCCCTGCGCGAAATCGTGAACAACGCCGGCGGCGAAGCCTCGGTGGTGGTGAACGCTGTGTTGGCCGGCACCGGCAACTACGGCTTCAACGCTGCGAACGACACGTACGGCGACATGCTCGAGCTGGGCATCCTGGACCCGACGAAGGTCACCCGCACCGCACTGCAGAACGCCGCCTCGGTGTCCTCGCTGCTGCTGACGACCGAAGCCATGGTTGCTGACGCACCCAAGGACGAGTCCGGCGCCGGCGGCGGCATGCCCGACATGGGCGGCATGGGCGGCATGGGCGGCATGGGCATGTAA
- a CDS encoding co-chaperone GroES translates to MKLRPLADRVIVKRIDSETKTASGIVIPDAAAEKPDQGEVLAVGPGKRNDKGDLAALTVKVGDRVLFGKYSGQTVKVDGDELLVMKEDDLFAVVEAK, encoded by the coding sequence ATGAAACTTCGTCCTTTGGCCGATCGCGTGATCGTCAAGCGTATCGACAGCGAAACCAAGACCGCCTCCGGCATCGTCATCCCCGACGCAGCCGCCGAAAAGCCCGATCAGGGTGAAGTCCTGGCCGTCGGCCCGGGCAAGCGCAACGACAAGGGCGATCTGGCCGCACTGACCGTCAAGGTCGGCGACCGCGTCCTGTTCGGCAAGTACAGCGGCCAGACCGTCAAGGTCGATGGCGACGAACTGCTCGTGATGAAGGAAGACGACCTGTTCGCGGTTGTCGAAGCCAAGTGA
- a CDS encoding Zn-dependent hydrolase: MPPTLPIQVDRLWQRLETLASFTRPDVPWTRRAFSPEFDRARDWLRSQFEQAGLTVWTDAAGNLTGRREGTQPGLAPLVTGSHCDTVVGGGRFDGILGVLAGLEAAQSLHEGGVLLRHPLEVIDFLSEEPSDYGISCVGSRAFAGTLDAAMLASRNEAGEGLAEAMQRIGARPDGLAVAARGPGGIAAFVELHIEQGPVLEREGLPIGVVTDIVGIRRVAFTVTGQPDHAGTTPMDIRRDALVGAARLIDTVHREASAMDGRPHYVVATIGRISMSPNVPNAVPGRVDMVLEVRSNAQAVLDDFPERAMALCRDDFRRLRVGCSAAPLTQTPPTQCDDIVMRAVAQAADRLALPHRTLPSGAGHDAMHVAAAGPMGMIFIPCLDGRSHCQEEWASKEQVAAGARVLAETLRVLDAR; the protein is encoded by the coding sequence ATGCCTCCAACACTTCCGATCCAGGTCGATCGCCTCTGGCAGCGCCTGGAGACCCTCGCCTCATTCACCCGCCCCGACGTTCCCTGGACGCGCCGAGCCTTTTCGCCGGAATTCGACCGCGCAAGGGATTGGCTGCGCAGCCAGTTCGAGCAAGCCGGGCTCACCGTCTGGACCGACGCCGCCGGCAATCTGACCGGGCGCCGCGAGGGCACCCAGCCCGGGCTGGCGCCGCTGGTCACCGGCTCGCACTGCGACACCGTGGTGGGCGGTGGCCGTTTCGACGGCATCCTGGGCGTGCTCGCGGGGCTCGAGGCGGCGCAATCGCTCCACGAGGGCGGCGTCTTGCTGCGCCATCCGCTGGAAGTGATCGATTTCCTGTCCGAAGAACCCAGCGACTACGGCATTTCCTGCGTGGGAAGCCGCGCGTTCGCCGGCACGCTGGACGCGGCCATGCTCGCCTCCCGCAACGAGGCGGGCGAAGGTCTCGCAGAGGCCATGCAACGCATCGGCGCCCGACCCGATGGCCTGGCCGTAGCGGCCCGCGGGCCCGGCGGCATCGCTGCTTTCGTGGAACTGCACATCGAGCAGGGTCCGGTGCTGGAGCGAGAAGGGCTGCCCATCGGGGTGGTCACCGACATCGTGGGCATCCGCCGCGTCGCGTTCACGGTGACCGGGCAACCGGATCACGCCGGCACCACCCCGATGGACATCCGCCGCGACGCCCTCGTCGGCGCAGCGCGGCTGATCGATACGGTGCACCGCGAGGCGAGTGCCATGGACGGCCGCCCGCACTACGTGGTGGCGACGATCGGCCGGATCTCGATGAGCCCCAACGTGCCCAACGCCGTGCCCGGCCGGGTCGACATGGTGCTCGAGGTGCGCAGCAACGCGCAGGCAGTGCTCGACGACTTTCCCGAGCGCGCGATGGCGTTGTGCCGCGACGACTTCCGGCGGCTGCGGGTCGGCTGCAGCGCCGCGCCCCTGACGCAGACGCCGCCCACGCAGTGCGACGACATCGTGATGCGGGCCGTCGCCCAGGCCGCGGACCGCCTAGCACTGCCGCACCGGACATTGCCCAGCGGTGCCGGTCACGACGCAATGCACGTCGCGGCCGCTGGCCCGATGGGGATGATCTTCATCCCCTGCCTCGACGGGCGCAGCCACTGCCAGGAAGAGTGGGCGAGCAAGGAGCAGGTGGCCGCCGGTGCCCGGGTACTGGCGGAAACGCTCAGGGTGCTGGACGCACGCTAG
- a CDS encoding LysR family transcriptional regulator yields MHLIKNNLASSINFEQLHTFSLVLELGSFSAAAERLGLTQPAVSVQVKQLERRLGVRLIERVGRRVGPTPAGTDLMAELPHVAAALSNAINAATFHSAGVAGRVRLGTGGTSCLYLLPPALRDLRARFPLLNIIVSTGNTEGYVRRVEDNTLDAAVVTLPVNSRALSVTPILRDDFVAICRRGSIDWPAEVTVAALQSLPLVKFVSEASARGIVDDWLRRGGHASPPVMEFDSVEAIKAMVAAGLGVAILPKMAVTGQGHHPELDLRPLHPPLHRTLALVARNDKPVSKGLRQVIDAIVAAGQAFEVAAVAAASVRPAP; encoded by the coding sequence ATGCATCTCATAAAAAACAATTTGGCTTCGTCTATTAATTTCGAGCAATTGCACACTTTTTCACTGGTGCTCGAATTAGGTAGTTTTTCAGCCGCAGCCGAACGGCTCGGCCTGACGCAGCCGGCGGTCAGCGTGCAAGTCAAACAACTCGAGAGACGCCTGGGCGTGCGCCTCATCGAACGGGTCGGCCGACGCGTCGGCCCCACGCCTGCGGGCACCGACCTGATGGCGGAGCTTCCACACGTGGCGGCGGCGCTTTCCAACGCGATCAACGCCGCCACCTTCCACTCGGCGGGCGTGGCGGGCCGCGTTCGGCTGGGCACCGGCGGCACCAGTTGCCTCTACCTGCTGCCTCCGGCGCTGCGCGATCTGCGCGCACGCTTTCCGCTGCTCAACATCATCGTGAGCACGGGCAACACCGAGGGCTACGTACGGCGCGTGGAAGACAACACGCTCGATGCCGCAGTGGTCACGCTGCCGGTCAACTCGCGTGCGCTGTCGGTCACGCCGATCCTGCGCGACGACTTCGTCGCCATCTGCCGGCGCGGCAGCATCGACTGGCCCGCCGAGGTGACGGTGGCCGCGCTGCAATCGCTGCCGCTTGTGAAGTTCGTGTCCGAAGCCAGCGCGCGGGGCATCGTCGACGATTGGCTGCGGCGCGGCGGGCATGCTTCGCCGCCGGTCATGGAGTTCGACAGCGTCGAAGCCATCAAGGCCATGGTCGCGGCCGGGCTGGGTGTGGCGATCCTGCCGAAGATGGCGGTCACGGGCCAGGGGCACCACCCCGAACTCGACCTGCGCCCGCTCCACCCGCCGCTGCACCGCACCCTCGCGCTGGTTGCTCGCAACGACAAGCCAGTGAGCAAGGGCTTGCGGCAGGTCATCGACGCCATCGTGGCGGCGGGGCAGGCCTTCGAAGTCGCGGCAGTGGCGGCGGCTAGCGTGCGTCCAGCACCCTGA
- a CDS encoding TSUP family transporter — translation MGHSAAQSIATVMTRINLLVVGASVTTFISSGVVDFRLGIPLFVGCAAGGWLGAWVARVTNPKRMKAAFQAFTLLLGAKLLWEAWAAG, via the coding sequence ATGGGACATTCGGCGGCGCAGAGCATCGCCACGGTCATGACACGCATCAACCTGCTGGTAGTCGGTGCATCGGTGACCACGTTCATCTCCAGCGGCGTTGTCGACTTTCGCCTGGGCATCCCCTTGTTCGTCGGCTGTGCGGCGGGTGGATGGCTCGGCGCGTGGGTGGCCCGCGTGACAAATCCGAAGCGCATGAAGGCCGCCTTTCAGGCCTTCACGCTGTTGCTGGGTGCCAAGCTGTTGTGGGAAGCGTGGGCGGCGGGTTAG
- a CDS encoding phospholipase D family protein yields the protein MHKLIAFLIPALRAPVLLLIALALTGCAGLPPRTPEPPTEAIAASTATALGRAAISLNTPPDGLSSLRPLIEASYALDARLELMRRAQSSLDVQTYQLGNDKTGRLLLRELRDAARRGVRVRLLLDDFYTTGMDRLLLGLAAEPNAEVRLFNPFVNLRDHSSGRWLEFFGDFRRLNHRMHNKLFVADGAMAIAGGRNLADEYFLRSESANFIDFEVLMAGPVVRESAAIFDTYWNSDVVYPLQRVAGTSRTADELKSAFDADTSPRYAPPPDPLAATDLLGDPPLATQLANIDEAKWMRAEAHATADSPNKALGVMAHPAESLAQRFHEMLATAQSNVVVISPYFIPGDEGMARIRMGREHGINITVITNSLADSDEPLVNINYNRYRVDMLKLGVNLYEVSTQQLRRSGQFRDLLKKARGRLHAKLALVDRQWVLLGSMNLDPRSALLNTEFGVRVRSFDLTQALLFAYQLDDIEGVYRVVLKPDGQNVQWVGTGDVNNEVLDSEPDSSMLTRLQLLLFSWFVPTDQL from the coding sequence ATGCACAAGCTCATTGCCTTTCTGATTCCTGCGTTGCGCGCACCGGTGCTGCTGCTGATCGCCCTTGCATTGACAGGCTGCGCCGGGCTCCCGCCGCGCACACCCGAACCGCCGACCGAGGCGATCGCAGCCTCCACCGCCACCGCGCTCGGCCGCGCCGCCATCAGCCTGAACACGCCGCCTGACGGCCTCTCCAGCCTCCGGCCGCTGATCGAGGCCTCCTACGCTCTCGATGCGCGGCTGGAGCTGATGCGGCGCGCCCAGTCTTCGCTCGACGTGCAGACCTACCAGCTGGGCAACGACAAGACCGGCCGGCTCCTGCTGCGGGAGCTGCGCGATGCGGCACGGCGCGGGGTGCGCGTGCGCCTCTTGCTCGACGATTTCTACACGACCGGCATGGACCGCCTTCTGCTGGGCCTGGCCGCCGAGCCCAACGCCGAAGTCCGCCTGTTCAACCCCTTCGTCAACCTGCGCGACCACTCCTCGGGCCGATGGTTGGAGTTCTTCGGCGATTTCCGGCGGCTCAACCACCGCATGCACAACAAGCTGTTCGTGGCCGACGGCGCCATGGCCATCGCCGGCGGCCGCAACCTCGCCGACGAATATTTCCTGCGCAGCGAGAGCGCGAACTTCATCGACTTCGAAGTGCTCATGGCCGGCCCGGTGGTTCGGGAGTCGGCAGCGATTTTCGACACCTACTGGAACAGCGACGTCGTCTACCCACTGCAGCGGGTCGCCGGCACCAGCCGCACGGCCGACGAACTGAAGTCCGCCTTCGACGCCGACACCTCCCCGCGCTACGCCCCGCCGCCCGACCCGCTGGCCGCCACCGACCTGTTGGGCGACCCGCCGCTGGCCACGCAACTGGCGAACATCGACGAGGCCAAGTGGATGCGCGCCGAAGCACATGCCACCGCCGACAGCCCCAACAAGGCTTTGGGCGTCATGGCGCACCCCGCCGAATCGCTGGCGCAGCGCTTCCATGAAATGCTGGCAACCGCCCAGTCGAACGTGGTGGTGATCTCGCCCTATTTCATCCCGGGCGACGAGGGCATGGCGCGTATCCGCATGGGACGCGAGCACGGGATCAACATCACGGTCATCACCAACTCGCTGGCCGACAGCGACGAGCCGCTGGTCAACATCAACTACAACCGCTACCGCGTCGACATGCTCAAGCTGGGCGTGAACCTGTACGAGGTAAGCACGCAGCAGCTGCGCCGCAGCGGCCAGTTCCGCGACCTGCTCAAGAAGGCGCGCGGCCGGCTGCACGCCAAGCTGGCGCTGGTCGACCGCCAATGGGTGCTGCTGGGCTCCATGAACCTGGATCCGCGCTCCGCCCTGCTGAACACTGAATTCGGCGTGCGCGTGCGCAGCTTCGACCTGACGCAGGCCCTGCTCTTCGCCTATCAACTGGACGACATCGAGGGCGTCTACCGCGTGGTGCTCAAGCCGGACGGCCAGAACGTGCAATGGGTCGGCACCGGCGACGTCAACAACGAAGTGCTCGACAGCGAGCCGGATTCGAGCATGCTGACCCGGCTTCAACTGCTGCTTTTTTCGTGGTTCGTGCCGACCGACCAGTTGTAG
- a CDS encoding TonB-dependent siderophore receptor: MKRMLARRRAASVLVGCMAVYMQHQVLAQTGAQGSLPEVRVDANAEAETATTPVIGYRAKNAVTATKTDTPLSETPQSVTVVTRDQIVDQGANNLQDALNYAAGVRSDAYGLDSRTDSVRVRGAYPDVYLDGLRQAYGYYTSTTRTDPYTLERLEVLRGPSGMLFGAGTAAGVVNMVSKRPLQEAQREVGVQFGSFGRKQIQADLTGPLNADGSLSYRLIALQRKSDTQVDYVPDDRSLIAPSLTWRPSAATSLTLQGLWQKDKSGSSSQFLPWEGTLLPNPNGRLPGSRFIGEPGDFYNSERKTFGWLFEHKFNDSWTVRQNFRYAQNENANQYHYGAAFSGFDSWSSDPIFKRVLGRYFDNQLTLNRTQTLDNHVEGHFQTGALKHTLLVGADFARQRENVWSGTNVDTIDVYAPVYGHRDVPDATALPRTRQRQTGIYLQDQIKLDNWIFVAGLRHDRASSSAVGSEEQKSSATTKRLGVMYASPSGWSPYVSYSESFTPQSPRQGRIFTPLRGEQWEVGVKYEPKDRALAFSAAVYDLREKNQVVEEQPNVFSQRGLTKTKGVELEAKGSIGRDLDLIAHYNYIDADALIEGLPKHQASVWAKYRFSIGEMSGFSAGAGVRAMSSFRDGVGPRIPGVVLADLVFAYDTANWRYALNINNVTDKKYFSTCLSRGDCWYGSRRNIVASATYRF; this comes from the coding sequence ATGAAGAGGATGTTGGCGCGGCGGAGAGCCGCCTCGGTGCTGGTGGGGTGCATGGCCGTTTACATGCAGCACCAGGTGTTGGCGCAGACGGGAGCCCAGGGTTCGCTGCCGGAAGTGAGGGTCGATGCGAATGCAGAAGCCGAAACCGCCACGACGCCCGTCATCGGCTATCGCGCGAAAAACGCCGTCACCGCCACCAAGACCGACACGCCATTGTCCGAAACGCCGCAATCCGTCACCGTCGTGACGCGCGACCAGATCGTCGATCAGGGCGCGAACAACCTGCAGGACGCGCTCAACTACGCCGCCGGTGTGCGCTCCGACGCCTACGGCCTCGACTCTCGGACCGACTCCGTGCGCGTGCGCGGCGCCTACCCCGACGTCTATCTCGACGGCCTGCGCCAAGCCTACGGCTACTACACCAGCACCACCCGCACCGACCCCTACACGCTGGAGCGGCTCGAAGTGCTGCGTGGCCCCTCGGGCATGCTGTTCGGCGCGGGCACGGCCGCGGGGGTGGTCAACATGGTCAGCAAGCGGCCGCTGCAGGAGGCCCAGCGCGAAGTGGGCGTGCAGTTCGGGAGCTTCGGCCGCAAGCAGATCCAGGCGGACCTGACCGGTCCGCTCAATGCCGACGGTTCACTCTCGTACCGGTTGATCGCCTTGCAGCGCAAGTCCGACACGCAGGTCGACTACGTGCCTGACGACCGCAGCCTGATCGCCCCCTCGCTCACCTGGCGGCCCAGCGCGGCGACCTCGCTCACGCTGCAAGGCCTGTGGCAAAAGGACAAGAGCGGCAGCAGCTCGCAGTTCCTGCCGTGGGAGGGCACGCTGCTGCCGAACCCCAACGGGCGGCTGCCGGGTAGCCGCTTCATCGGCGAGCCGGGCGATTTCTACAACAGCGAGCGCAAGACCTTCGGCTGGCTGTTCGAGCACAAGTTCAACGACAGCTGGACCGTGCGGCAGAACTTCCGCTACGCCCAGAACGAAAACGCCAACCAGTACCACTATGGCGCCGCGTTCAGCGGGTTCGACAGCTGGTCCAGCGATCCGATCTTCAAGCGCGTGCTGGGCCGCTACTTCGACAACCAGTTGACGCTCAACCGCACCCAGACGCTGGACAACCACGTCGAGGGCCATTTCCAGACCGGCGCCCTCAAGCACACGCTGCTGGTGGGAGCGGACTTCGCGCGCCAGCGCGAGAACGTCTGGAGCGGCACCAATGTCGACACCATCGACGTCTACGCGCCGGTCTATGGCCACCGCGACGTGCCCGACGCCACCGCGCTGCCGCGCACGCGCCAGCGCCAGACGGGCATCTACCTGCAGGACCAGATCAAGCTGGACAACTGGATCTTCGTGGCGGGCCTGCGCCACGACCGGGCTTCCTCCAGCGCCGTCGGCAGCGAAGAGCAGAAGAGCAGCGCCACCACCAAGCGCCTGGGCGTGATGTACGCGTCGCCTTCGGGCTGGTCGCCGTATGTGAGCTACAGCGAGTCGTTCACGCCGCAGTCGCCGCGCCAAGGGCGCATCTTCACGCCACTGCGCGGCGAACAGTGGGAAGTGGGCGTGAAATACGAGCCCAAGGATCGTGCCTTGGCCTTCAGCGCTGCGGTGTACGACCTGCGTGAGAAGAACCAGGTCGTCGAAGAGCAGCCGAACGTGTTCTCGCAGCGCGGTCTCACCAAGACCAAGGGTGTGGAGCTCGAAGCCAAGGGCTCGATCGGCCGCGACCTCGACCTGATCGCCCACTACAACTACATCGATGCCGACGCACTGATCGAAGGCCTGCCCAAGCATCAGGCGAGTGTCTGGGCCAAATACAGGTTCTCCATTGGCGAAATGAGCGGCTTCTCGGCCGGCGCCGGCGTGCGCGCGATGAGCTCGTTCCGCGACGGCGTGGGCCCGCGCATTCCGGGCGTTGTGCTGGCCGACCTGGTGTTCGCCTACGACACCGCGAACTGGCGCTATGCGCTCAACATCAACAACGTGACGGACAAGAAGTACTTCTCTACCTGCCTGTCGCGCGGCGATTGCTGGTACGGTTCGCGCCGCAACATCGTCGCGAGCGCCACCTACCGCTTCTAG